One window of the Bacilli bacterium genome contains the following:
- the comB gene encoding 2-phosphosulfolactate phosphatase, translated as MQIDVVGTVNEARSDDFYHKTVIVIDVLRATSTIATALEHGCAGIIPVETVSQAVKLQTGEYMLGGERFCKKLAGFDLGNSPLEYTREELAGKQVILTTTNGTRALQKSQKAENILAGSLLNASACAKAAVELKRDIVILCAGTLDMFSIEDGLCAGFIVDEIGRLVNEQIALNDLGIAMRLACAQAKEAMEQILLESAHGKKLTKLGYRDDVVFCSRINVFSLVPILKNQLLVPYTSSKSDLRS; from the coding sequence ATGCAGATTGACGTTGTCGGAACAGTCAACGAAGCAAGATCTGATGATTTCTACCATAAAACGGTCATTGTGATCGATGTGCTGCGCGCAACCAGCACGATCGCCACCGCGCTGGAGCACGGATGCGCAGGCATTATTCCCGTGGAAACGGTAAGCCAGGCGGTCAAACTGCAAACCGGCGAATATATGTTGGGCGGGGAGCGGTTTTGCAAAAAACTGGCCGGTTTTGATCTCGGGAATTCGCCTTTGGAATATACGCGGGAGGAATTGGCGGGAAAACAAGTCATCCTGACCACGACGAACGGAACCCGCGCTTTGCAAAAGTCGCAAAAAGCGGAAAACATTTTGGCGGGCTCGCTTTTAAATGCTTCCGCATGCGCCAAAGCCGCCGTGGAACTGAAAAGAGACATCGTCATTTTATGCGCGGGCACGCTGGATATGTTCTCCATCGAAGACGGCTTATGCGCCGGATTCATCGTCGACGAAATCGGCAGACTGGTGAATGAGCAAATCGCTTTGAACGATCTGGGCATCGCCATGAGGCTTGCCTGCGCGCAGGCAAAAGAGGCGATGGAACAAATATTGCTCGAGTCGGCGCACGGGAAAAAACTGACGAAACTGGGCTATCGCGACGATGTTGTGTTTTGCTCGCGGATCAATGTCTTTTCGCTCGTTCCGATCCTGAAAAATCAACTGCTTGTCCCGTATACCAGTTCTAAATCGGACTTGCGCTCATAA
- a CDS encoding DUF441 domain-containing protein: protein MNGEWLLVILILVGLAGRSHIITTAACILLAIKLVELERYLPSIERRGLELGLLFLTMAVLAPFAADKIAFRDIVDAFTSPPGILALAGGAIATYMNSKGLELLKIDPQVIVGLVIGSIFGIVFLKGIPVGPLMAAGITALLMKLLQALF from the coding sequence ATGAACGGTGAATGGTTACTGGTGATTTTGATTCTGGTCGGGCTCGCGGGGCGCTCGCACATCATCACAACGGCGGCTTGCATCCTGCTCGCGATCAAGCTGGTGGAACTGGAACGGTATTTGCCGTCCATCGAAAGGCGCGGACTGGAACTGGGCCTCTTATTTTTGACCATGGCCGTGCTTGCCCCGTTTGCGGCGGATAAAATCGCCTTCAGGGACATCGTCGACGCGTTTACTTCGCCGCCCGGAATTCTGGCCCTTGCCGGGGGCGCGATTGCAACATACATGAACAGCAAAGGGCTGGAATTGTTGAAAATAGACCCACAGGTCATTGTGGGTCTGGTGATCGGATCGATTTTCGGCATCGTGTTCCTGAAAGGCATCCCGGTCGGTCCGCTGATGGCCGCCGGCATTACCGCGCTGCTCATGAAACTCTTGCAGGCGCTATTTTAA